The genomic DNA TTGGTGGTGCGCGTGGACAACTTTCCCATTCAGCCCTACTTGTGAAAGCCTGTTCGTTCTGTACGTTAACACCCTTACCACAAAATAGTTGATCCACACAAGTAGGTTAATCCATATCATATTCTAACATTATGCTACGAAGGAGAGTTAGTATGTCTTTAAAATATCTCTAAAGGCCTATTAGCTATCTTGaaaggcctattaactatcttcAAAGGCATGGTTTACAATACCTATGATATGAGTCCATCTACTCTGGTGTGCCAATTATTtcgtggggagggtggatcATAGGGGGTTCGACGAAATAAAAGCCGTAAGATGCATTGATTGGTAGCCCCCCGAACCAAAGATATCACCAGATGGTTCACCGTTTTTGTTCCTTCTAATTGGTAGCGCCCCTGACTTTGTATCCCCGGTAGAAGGGCCCGTAGATTGCTAAGGATGGTTCAACGCTTACCTTCCTCATCCGGCTCTCCGTCGTTTACAACAGCACATCGTTGCCAAATATCTGCACCTCATGGTATACATCACCCCAACCGTTTTCACCATACAAAAAACAGCGTCACCATCAAACAAATACATatcaaaaaaacaaaaaaaaaaacaatctCATTCACTAttcaaacccccaccaccccttctaCCCCCCCTACCTCCCCCCAGCCTGTACATACTCCCCCCaactctcccctcccagcaCATCCCTCCCATgaatcatctcctccccctcctcctcccctccattcccccctccccttcctccctcagGATACTCAACTacagcccccttctcccgcaccctctccacaaactcaaacccaaccctcaagTTCTCCGCCCCGCTCAGTGCCCTcgcaaccaacccctcacacctctccgccaccaacctcctgaGCCCACTCACCAAAAACTCTGCTATCGTCTCCACAGGCCAACCATCCGGTatcacctccaacacctccaaaatATCAAACCAGCCCCCGAATCTCTCCAGCAAATTCCCCGTGcgctccaccctctcctctgGGTCCTCCAACGCCAAAAACTCGCCGAGCAATGACTTGAAAAGTTGTACCTGCTCCTCATACGTAGGCGGGAGGGAGCTATTGCTATCGCGGCGTTTGTTCCGACTACCAGGTGACAGCGCCGCGCCGCCACGGATACAGTACGAGACTGCAGTGTCGTAGTCTCCCAGGCGGTGGACTAGCAACCGCAAGGCATCGCGATGTTGCCTTGCGCggccggcgaggatgatCGATTCTGGTACGAGGAGCTGATGGTGGAGTGTGTTGAccccgttgttgttggagtctTCGTGACCGTTGGGTTGCGGGATGGTAGATAGCGAGTCGTTTATCCTGGCGCGGATGGCTGTCGCGTTGTAGTCGTGTCCACCGGATAGTAACTGGAGCAGCCGTAACCGGCTCTGCCAGACCTCGCTATTGGGTGGGGTGTTGTCTGATAGGAAGCGGATGTAAGTTGGTttaggggggtggagggcaCGGTAGGCTTCATAAGAGGCGGCGACCATCTCCCGGGTTTCTTCGGAGGACTGCAAGTcggtgatgacgatgtcgaggTAGTACGTGATGAGCTCGTTGACGTAGGCGGTATTGCCTTTGCCGAAGACGAGGTGCTCAAGGTAGTATGTCACTGCGTCAGGGGCCTCTTCTCGCAAGAGAGCGACGACTTGGCCATGCTCGAATCTGGGAAACCTCCCCTTTTCGTCTGCGAATACTTGAACACCGAGCTTGGGGTTGCGGGCGGCCAGCCAGATGGCATATTCCTGGACAAGAGCCtggttgctgatgttggagaggtagCTCCGGATCCGTTGCTCGCCATCCCCAAGCTCGCCGCCCttgtcctcttccccttccatgATGCGTCTCCATGTTGCGAGAACTTCGCCTGCCATTTTCTTGTGTTGGTAGAGACGGCTGAGCACAAAAAGTCTCTGGTAGGTCTCTAGTAAGTCCACCGCGCGGTCGAAACAATCCACACCATGATCAACAAGATCATAAAGTTCCTTGCGGACAGAGCCGCTTCTTCCGAGCTGACCCAAGGGCGTTTCCCTGTCCAGCTCTAGAAGTACCACAAGAAGAGATGCATCAACAGTTCTGAATACCTCATCAGATACgctcccaaaccccttctttttcctggTTGCCGTGAGGAACCGGCGAAGAAACTGGAGGACATTGAGCGCCAATGAACTGACGCCCTGATTCTCTAATCCACCCTGTTCACGGGATATATACTCCTCCACGACAGTTTTGATGCCCCCATATATCCAGATTCCTCGTCTGCTGACAATGATCTCGTTCCGGAGAGCGGGTATAAGCGACAAGACAACTCTAGCGTCCAAgtcgccatcaagaagatgcTCTTCCATTGCTGCCGTCTGACCTTCGGTGAAAGGTGTCTCTGTCGACGTCAgaaaagcaacaagaagcaTGACGCTAGCCCGTTGCTTAATATACCCCAGCGTCATAAATTCAAGCTCCATCTTCGGTTCCCGCCCCTTTATAGTCTCTAGAAGTGAGAATATCCGTAATCTGGTTTCAAGCGTGGTTGGCTGAGACTGCTGCTCCCGTGATGCTGCTGCGTCCAAGGCAGCCTCTAATTGCACAAGCAGAGGATTTCGAACCGCCCACCATATATTCGCCCCAGCCCATACGGCTAGTCTGGATGAGGTCTTCGCCAGCCTCCGGACAAAGTCCTCGCCTTCTTTATTGCGATTAGTCTCCCATTCCGGTGGGagcacctcctcatccgactCGTCACGGTTGAAGAGTTCTTGTTCCTGTGTTAGCCGTTGAAGGGAAAGCGCGGTGCGGGAGTCGTTACTTTTTAGCGATACCGTTGGTGTGGTAGATTGTCCCCTGAATGGCGAGAATCGTCTCTGGCACAGCCGTTGTACAATCTGCTCAAAGTGCATCTCCTCGCTCTGCAGCAGAGAGCGGATGCCTATTGATGTATTTCCTGGCGCCTCGTTCGAAACTGTGTTGtccacctccaaccaccaTTTTTCTGGctcgtcctcgccaacaTTCACATCAAAGCGTTGAATTTCCAGCCCATTATGCAACCCATCCTCGAGCTCTTTAGCCATGGACGCAAGAACATAGccttcctctgcctcaccAAGAGATGGGCGTGATGACGACGGGTCAATAagtccaccatcaaccacaatTTCACGTGGATACCTGTCGAATTCCAACGTCGGCCTTGTTGGATCACCGTCGAGATTCACAAACATGCCAATACCCGGGTCAAGAGGGCCGGTGCCCGTCACGAGAAGAAACTCTTCTGTGGTTGGTGATACTATGAGAGGTTTCAACAATACAGTCTCAGGCCTTGCTGGTGACATTGCTCGGGAAGGTGGATTTGCACCGGCAGCTTGTGCTGCTGATACCGCCTGGGGCTGCGGTGATCGGTTCAGCTGGGCCCGATTTGGGCCATCCTCTCCTGGCGCCGGGCTGCGCGTCGGTGTTGGCGCATCCGTATCTTGGAAGACAGGATCTTCAGTTTCCCCCTGCCGTCGTTGTATACCCCTCGAGATGAAATCGCCCAAGCTTGTGCTCCTAGAATGCCCATGTGCATCAGTAGGTGGCCGAGGCGAGGCTGTAGAAGCACTCCTGAAAAGACCTCCATCTGGCGGCCCAGCAATGTTTTGGGCCTGCCCGAAGGGACCTCCTGGCTGTGAGTCGTCAAGTGATGATATGCTCATGAGCGGGATCTTCAGCTGCCGATCGATATCCACCAATGCATAGCTTCTCGAGTCCGCCACACATGCAAACGAGTCCCTACGCACAGATAGTGTGCTCCCGGCATAGTCGATTGTTCGGTATACACGTGGAGCATCATCTCCAATCCTCACTACTCTGATCTTGCGGTTCAAGTGCAGTAGTATCGTGACAGATCCTGATCTGTCGTGCCCCGGCCCAGTCAAGTCCTCGTTCAGATCAACTCCACCGATCCAATTGCAATTCCTGACCGTGGTTCCAAATACTGGGCTTAGTTCTGGAAGTGAATAGAATGATACGGTTGAGTTGCACAACACACATGCCTTGGCGACGCGGGGCAGCAGGAGAATCTGCTGGACACCAGGCCTTGAGCCATTCGATGCGCCGTTGGTATCTGAGGATGCTGGTTTCAGTCGCGAGGCGAGGATAAACGTGGGATTTTGGTTCGGGTCGGCGGGGTCTGGTGGGATGCCAAAGAAGTGAAGCAATTCAGAAGCAGTAGTGCCAACATAGAGGTTTCCGTCTGATGATTGGAGACAGTGTCAGCTGCTAATCCACACAGAGGCTGGTATTGGAATAGCGTACCCAAGTATTCCACGCAGTTGATCTggatatcctcctcgtcgccatttTCCGACAGGGGGACGCCATGGAGCAGCGGGCGCAAATCGAAGGGTCCTATACCAGGCGGCGCTGTGGTTGCCCTGTGGTTCCTGTGCGGTTCAGATGCCATGGCCTCTCGCGCGACATCGTCGCCGTTTCTGGGAAGATGCTGCGAATACAGTAGGCACCGGTGGTCGTCAACACCCTCGTATCGTCGTGATATCGAGAAACTTGCTACGGAGAGGCTGACTTCATGATGTGCCTTGTGGCAGGAAGCTTCCAAGTTGGAGTGCGCCCATTGCACCCCTGTAGCTCACCTGCCAGGTCCCACACATGGGGCTGGGGTGACGAAGCTCCCCCAACTGCATGGAACGGCCCCACGGCTCGGGCCAAAGTCTTGGCGCCTCACACAGTCCCTGAGCGGCCACCTTTCCAGCTGTTCAGCAGCCAAAACATCAACTTCCAAACCATAACAACATTAATGCTTGCAACACCTCAACACGGCATCCGCTGCCGTCCCCGATACCTAATCTAGTAATCGCGCCTACAAACACCACGTAATGGCAGAAGACACCCCATCAGAAGCTCCCGCCGCGCCGGCGAccacaacgacgacaacgtcAACCAATGAATCAGTCAACAAGTTCCAAAACGCCATCTCGCAATGGAGAAGTAAGCTCATTTCTAGGTTCCGAGTTTGAATCAGCACGTGTCTGACTTGCTGCTCCATCAGGTCTCGATTTCACGGGCCTTGTCTCGACCCTCGACAACACAGCCTCCGAAATCGTTGCCTACCAGCGGGACTCGACAGTACAGAGAAAAGACCTTGCGTCAAAGACCAAAGAATTCCGAAAGCTGGATGATGCGAGCAAGCTTTCTGAAGTCAAGGGTTTGCTAAAGGGTAAGTTGGgattttggtgttttggtccTGGCTCAAGGGAGGAAGTTGGGGGCTAACAGGGACTCTGCTCAGCCTACCAGACGTTCATTGATCTTCTAACCAACCATTCGAAATCTGTCAACTCGGCCTTTTTGCACGCCTATACCTCCCTATCTGAAGCTCCCGATCCGTACCCATTGCTCGAGGCCTCGGTCGACTCTATGCTGGTGTCTGAAGACACCTTACCAAAGCTTAGTCAGGAGAACGAACACCTTCAGAAAACAGTGTCAAGCTTGACTACCCAGCTCGAAGAGACCGAAACGAGACTGCAAACAGAGCGCGACttgaggaaggggttggaagAGAACTTGGagaccaaggtcaaggaggttgaggtatCCTGGACTgcggtgctggaggagaagcaggacAACTGggctgccaaggagaaggcgttggaggacAAGGTCGAGAACCAGGATCGTCTTTTGAACGAGATCAAGGCCAGCTATGAAGTCAACCAGCGGTTGGGCAAGggcgatggagaggagggtcaAGGGGGCCATGTCACGAGCGcagagctggagatggtgcACTCGGATTTGGAGCGCACCAGCGCACGGCTTGCCGAGGTTGAGGCTCGCAACGAGCAGATGAGGCTGGAGCTGGCTCAAGCCAAGTCACAGGTTCCTACACAAGCTGCAATTTCATTGGAAGACGACCCCGGGTATATGAGGATGAGATCAGAGAATTCATCACTTATTCGAAAGCTGGAGGCGACGCGCGTGGATAAGGAAGGGCTCAAGCGAGGTCTCGATACTAGACTGCGCGCTTTGGAGCGTGAAGTTGGCTTACTCAAAGAAGAGCGGGACAGTTTGAAGGCCAAGGTGCAAAAATGGAGTGATTATGACGAAGTAAAACAAGAGCTGGAAGTGCTGAAGAGCATCGAGTTTGCCActggcgatgatgacgaagtACGAGACATGTCCACAGACCAGAGCGGCGGACAAGGCAAAGACACCCTTGAGCAGCTCCTTCTTGCGCGCAATAAGAAGCTGAGCGACGAACTCACCATTCTCCGAGTGTCACACCAAGACCTTCAATCCAGgctccaaaccctccaagaGGAACTCTCCCGGACCAAtgctgagctggagaagtCCCAGAACCTCAACGAAAAGCTCGAAAACGAGCTCTCGACCATCCAAGCCGAGGCACCCAACGCGTTTCCTTCAGGCGCCTCCGTAGCAGGGACCTACGTCAGCCGTTACGCACCTTCAATGGCGCCAGGCCGAAGACCAGGCGGAGGCAATGGGcgcacctcccccacctcctccatcatcagcgGGTTCAACCCCGGCGGAGGCGGCTTTGAAGACAGACCCACgggcggcagcagcggcggtggCATCCTACCCATGATCACGGCCCAGCGTGACCGCTTCAAGAAGCGCAACGCCCAGCTCGAGCAAGAACTAAACGAAACCCACAAAACGGTCTCGCAGCTCCGTCAGGAAATCGCCGCTCTGCAACGCGACAATTTGAATCTCTATGAGAAAACCCGCTACGTATCTACTTACAACCGTGCCGGGCCAGCGGTGGGGGCTTTgacgtcgtcgtcatcggccTATTCCAACCCGAACCCAAGTTCGGTGTCTatcggtggaggaggagggggcgcaCAAAGCCCGGGGATAGCGTTGGACCGGTACCGCAAGGCGTACGAGTCTAATATCTCTCCGTTTGCGGCGttcagggggagggagtcggCGAGGGCGTATAGGGGGTTGAGTTTCCCCGAGAGGGTGGTGTATTCGGTCACGAGGATGGTGCTGGCCACGAGGGCGAGCAGGAATTTGTTTGCGGTTTATTGTGTTGTTTTGCATATGATGGTGTTTTATAGCTTGTTTTGGATGGGGACGGGGGGTGTGGATAGGCGGGTtgttgcggcggcggcggtggaggttgcgAGGAATTTGGGGGGTGCGGCggaggatgttggggatggaggaggaggggtgagtggaggggggacggggagtTTGTCGGAACAGGGGTTTCAGacctgatgatggtgaggtggtgatggtgggaaggTTTGGTGATCACTTTACAAGAGTTGGCGGTGTGGATGCGAGTCTGCTGGCCGTGAGAATGAACGACAGGCTGATGACATGTATGTGTGATAGTATACATGCGTCACGAATCTTTGGATTTGATCTTTAGACATCTTGATAACAGTGAGAATTGGCATGCAAATCACGGTTTGGCACGTCCGGAGCCCAAGGACTTCGCTGCGGACTATTGGG from Podospora pseudoanserina strain CBS 124.78 chromosome 2, whole genome shotgun sequence includes the following:
- a CDS encoding hypothetical protein (BUSCO:EOG09261OXD; COG:K; EggNog:ENOG503NUC2) produces the protein MAEDTPSEAPAAPATTTTTTSTNESVNKFQNAISQWRSLDFTGLVSTLDNTASEIVAYQRDSTVQRKDLASKTKEFRKLDDASKLSEVKGLLKAYQTFIDLLTNHSKSVNSAFLHAYTSLSEAPDPYPLLEASVDSMLVSEDTLPKLSQENEHLQKTVSSLTTQLEETETRLQTERDLRKGLEENLETKVKEVEVSWTAVLEEKQDNWAAKEKALEDKVENQDRLLNEIKASYEVNQRLGKGDGEEGQGGHVTSAELEMVHSDLERTSARLAEVEARNEQMRLELAQAKSQVPTQAAISLEDDPGYMRMRSENSSLIRKLEATRVDKEGLKRGLDTRLRALEREVGLLKEERDSLKAKVQKWSDYDEVKQELEVLKSIEFATGDDDEVRDMSTDQSGGQGKDTLEQLLLARNKKLSDELTILRVSHQDLQSRLQTLQEELSRTNAELEKSQNLNEKLENELSTIQAEAPNAFPSGASVAGTYVSRYAPSMAPGRRPGGGNGRTSPTSSIISGFNPGGGGFEDRPTGGSSGGGILPMITAQRDRFKKRNAQLEQELNETHKTVSQLRQEIAALQRDNLNLYEKTRYVSTYNRAGPAVGALTSSSSAYSNPNPSSVSIGGGGGGAQSPGIALDRYRKAYESNISPFAAFRGRESARAYRGLSFPERVVYSVTRMVLATRASRNLFAVYCVVLHMMVFYSLFWMGTGGVDRRVVAAAAVEVARNLGGAAEDVGDGGGGVSGGGTGSLSEQGFQT
- a CDS encoding hypothetical protein (EggNog:ENOG503NY1E; COG:U; BUSCO:EOG09263OZR) — its product is MASEPHRNHRATTAPPGIGPFDLRPLLHGVPLSENGDEEDIQINCVEYLDGNLYVGTTASELLHFFGIPPDPADPNQNPTFILASRLKPASSDTNGASNGSRPGVQQILLLPRVAKACVLCNSTVSFYSLPELSPVFGTTVRNCNWIGGVDLNEDLTGPGHDRSGSVTILLHLNRKIRVVRIGDDAPRVYRTIDYAGSTLSVRRDSFACVADSRSYALVDIDRQLKIPLMSISSLDDSQPGGPFGQAQNIAGPPDGGLFRSASTASPRPPTDAHGHSRSTSLGDFISRGIQRRQGETEDPVFQDTDAPTPTRSPAPGEDGPNRAQLNRSPQPQAVSAAQAAGANPPSRAMSPARPETVLLKPLIVSPTTEEFLLVTGTGPLDPGIGMFVNLDGDPTRPTLEFDRYPREIVVDGGLIDPSSSRPSLGEAEEGYVLASMAKELEDGLHNGLEIQRFDVNVGEDEPEKWWLEVDNTVSNEAPGNTSIGIRSLLQSEEMHFEQIVQRLCQRRFSPFRGQSTTPTVSLKSNDSRTALSLQRLTQEQELFNRDESDEEVLPPEWETNRNKEGEDFVRRLAKTSSRLAVWAGANIWWAVRNPLLVQLEAALDAAASREQQSQPTTLETRLRIFSLLETIKGREPKMELEFMTLGYIKQRASVMLLVAFLTSTETPFTEGQTAAMEEHLLDGDLDARVVLSLIPALRNEIIVSRRGIWIYGGIKTVVEEYISREQGGLENQGVSSLALNVLQFLRRFLTATRKKKGFGSVSDEVFRTVDASLLVVLLELDRETPLGQLGRSGSVRKELYDLVDHGVDCFDRAVDLLETYQRLFVLSRLYQHKKMAGEVLATWRRIMEGEEDKGGELGDGEQRIRSYLSNISNQALVQEYAIWLAARNPKLGVQVFADEKGRFPRFEHGQVVALLREEAPDAVTYYLEHLVFGKGNTAYVNELITYYLDIVITDLQSSEETREMVAASYEAYRALHPPKPTYIRFLSDNTPPNSEVWQSRLRLLQLLSGGHDYNATAIRARINDSLSTIPQPNGHEDSNNNGVNTLHHQLLVPESIILAGRARQHRDALRLLVHRLGDYDTAVSYCIRGGAALSPGSRNKRRDSNSSLPPTYEEQVQLFKSLLGEFLALEDPEERVERTGNLLERFGGWFDILEVLEVIPDGWPVETIAEFLVSGLRRLVAERCEGLVARALSGAENLRVGFEFVERVREKGAVVEYPEGGRGGGNGGEEEGEEMIHGRDVLGGESWGEYVQAGGR